A window from Pagrus major chromosome 4, Pma_NU_1.0 encodes these proteins:
- the LOC140994752 gene encoding uncharacterized protein, with protein sequence MSSPLVHDDEDPWQSDGIMVEPHRVSESEEAIDEERAPSSLRRSSRLAGKGTGQIAPSIDDWPIPKLLEFLFCNDVSAPVGASHRELFALFLNCAGFPPVVQRPVSAPTVSAPSVSVPSAAAPPVSAPRKAQSKHKHWSQNSVVAPTPAAAPPAKRARAPATAVASSAPANDAILAALSSIQSSLSSMNSRIQTLEAAAVPSTSSAFQAAVFTSREPAAAAASSATQFSDVTPAPLDGISIPRRILGSAVPISTGVPFYPPAAAISFNLRNQILAAVPKPALRSRCSSRREGSPCHEPGSPLASASFANSAVSLRNATRLIRSA encoded by the exons ATGTCGTCGCCCCTCGTCCACGATGATGAAGACCCTTGGCAATCCGACGGCATCATGGTGGAGCCTCACCGAGTCTCTGAATCAGAGGAAGCCATCGACGAGGAGAGGGCTCCTTCTTCTCTCCGTCGAAGCTCTCGCCTAGCAGGAAAGGGTACCGGCCAAATCGCACCATCAATCGATGACTGGCCGATTCCTAAACTGTTGGAGTTCCTGTTTTGTAATGATGTTTCTGCTCCGGTCGGAGCGTCTCACCGGGAACTGTTTGCGCTGTTCCTGAACTGCGCTGGGTTTCCACCTGTAGTTCAGCGTCCTGTCTCCGCTCCTACTGTCTCCGCTCCTTCTGTCTCCGTTCCTTCTGCCGCCGCTCCTCCTGTCTCCGCTCCTCGGAAAGCGCAGTCAAAGCACAAACACTGGTCCCAGAACTCAGTAGTCGCTCCGACTCCAGCCGCTGCCCCGCCGGCCAAAAGAGCCAGAGCCCCGGCCACAGCAGTCGCCTCCTCAGCTCCGGCAAACGACGCCATCTTGGCAGCGCTGTCTTCTATTCAGTCTTCCCTTTCCAGCATGAATTCAAGGATCCAGACCTTAGAAGCCGCCGCCGTTCCATCCACCAGCTCTGCGTTCCAGGCCGCCGTGTTTACATCCCgggaacctgctgctgctgctgcctcttccgCGACGCAGTTCAGTGACGTCACTCCGGCGCCCCTCGACGGCATCTCTATCCCGCGCAGGATTCTGGGTAGTGCAGTCCCAATCTCCACCGGTGTGCCATTctaccctcctgctgctgccatctcctTCAATCTGAGAAACCAGATCCTTGCAG CCGTGCCCAAGCCAGCCCTCAGGAGCCGCTGTTCGTCACGGAGAGAGGGGAGCCCCTGTCACGAGCCTGGTTCGCCTCTCGCCTCCGCCTCCTTTGCCAACTCTGCGGTCTCCCTCCGGAACGCTACACGCCTCATTCGTTCCGCATAG